The Flaviramulus sp. BrNp1-15 genome includes the window ATTAATTTATATTCAAATTTACAACCAAACCTTCATTAGCACGAATATTAAAAACGGTTTCGTCTTCAAAAATTAAATATTGCCCTTTTATTCCAACCAATTTACCTGTATAGCTTTGTTGTTTTATTATATTTAAACTTTTTGGCTTTATCGGGTATTTATGCACAGGAAAGTCTAAATTGGTTTCTGTATTATTTTCTATGTAATAGTCTTTTGCTTCATCGGGAATATATTGCTTCAAACGTTCTCGCCATTCCACTAAATTTTCATCAACAATTTCATTTTTAAGCATGGTTCTCCAATTGGTTTTATCACTTACATAATCTTTTAAAGCAACCTCCGTAATACCTGCTAAATATCTATTAGGAACTTCAACAATTTCAATAGCTTCATGCGCACCTTGATCTATCCAACGTGTTGGTACCTGACTCTTTCTTGTAACACCTACTTTTACGTTACTAGAATTAGCCAAATACACTATATGCGGTTGTAATTGAACTTTCTTTTCATATTCTAAATCTCTATCTTCTTTATCTAAATGAGCTGTACTT containing:
- a CDS encoding DUF2797 domain-containing protein — its product is MNYQGVLTKMETEFSQPIQYYLVFESDFINMNQLLDKNITIQFIKYQCLNCGLDKPIYRQGFCKSCFFDIPQAADWIMRPELSTAHLDKEDRDLEYEKKVQLQPHIVYLANSSNVKVGVTRKSQVPTRWIDQGAHEAIEIVEVPNRYLAGITEVALKDYVSDKTNWRTMLKNEIVDENLVEWRERLKQYIPDEAKDYYIENNTETNLDFPVHKYPIKPKSLNIIKQQSYTGKLVGIKGQYLIFEDETVFNIRANEGLVVNLNIN